The Apodemus sylvaticus chromosome 5, mApoSyl1.1, whole genome shotgun sequence genome has a segment encoding these proteins:
- the LOC127684794 gene encoding olfactory receptor 5M11-like: MPLTNSTKITEFILQGLTDCPELQPLLFVLFLLVYLVTVLGNMGMMALIRLDARLHTPMYFFLSNLAFVDLCYTSTATPQMLTNFLSDKKTISFIGCFIQCYLFIALLLTEFYILAAMAYDRYVTICNPLRYSLKMSRRVCICLVMCPYIYGFSDGLFQVILTINMTFCKSNVINHFYCADPPLIKLSCSDTYIKEHAMLRSASFNLCSSLTIILVSYVFIIAAILKIKSAEGRHKAFSTCGSHVMAVTLFYGTLFCTYVRPPSDKSLEESKIIAVFYTFVSPLLNPLIYSLRNKDVKQALKTVLRQNVIRTVRCLYFLIK; the protein is encoded by the coding sequence ATGCCACTCACAAACAGCACTAAAATCACAGAATTCATTTTACAGGGGCTCACAGATTGCCCAGAACTCCAGCCTCTCCTCTTTGTCCTGTTTCTCTTGGTTTACCTTGTCACTGTCTTAGGCAACATGGGCATGATGGCCCTGATCAGACTGGATGCCCGCCTCCACACAcctatgtacttcttcctcagtaaTTTGGCCTTTGTAGATCTATGTTATACCTCAACAGCTACCCCACAGATGTTGACCAACTTCTTATCAGACAAGAAGACAATTTCCTTCATTGGCTGCTTTATCCAATGCTATCTTTTCATTGCTCTTCTTCTCACAGAGTTTTATATACTGGCAGCCATGGCCTATGACCGTTATGTGACCATATGCAACCCTCTGCGTTACAGTCTGAAAATGTCCAGGCGAGTCTGCATCTGCTTGGTTATGTGTCCTTATATCTATGGCTTCTCAGATGGGCTCTTCCAAGTCATCTTGACCATCAATATGACCTTCTGTAAATCCAATGTCATCAACCACTTCTACTGTGCTGACCCACCACTCATTAAGCTGTCTTGCTCTGATACTTACATTAAAGAACATGCCATGTTAAGATCAGCAAGCTTTAACCTTTGCAGCTCCCTCACAATCATCCTGGTGTCCTATGTCTTCATTATTGCTGCCATCTTAAAGATCAAATCAGCTGAAGGAAGGCACAAGGCATTCTCTACCTGTGGTTCCCATGTGATGGCTGTTACATTGTTTTATGGGACTCTCTTCTGTACGTATGTAAGACCACCCTCTGATAAAAGTCTTGAGGAATCCAAAATAATAGCTGTCTTCTACACCTTTGTGAGTCCACTGCTGAATCCATTGATCTATAGTCTGAGGAATAAAGATGTAAAACAGGCCTTGAAAACAGTACTCAGGCAAAATGTCATCAGGACAGTTCGATgcctttattttctaataaaataa
- the LOC127684254 gene encoding olfactory receptor 5M11-like → MPLTNSTKITEFILLRLTDRPELQPVLFVLFLLVYLVTVLGNMGMMALIRLDARLHTPMYFFLSNLAFVDLCYTSTATPQMLTNFLSDKKTISFIGCFIQCYLFIALLLTEFYMLAAMAYDRYVAICNPLRYSLKMSRRVCICLAMCPYIYGFSDGLFQAILTFSMTFCKSNVINHFYCADPPLIKLSCSDTYIKEHAMLISAGFNLSSSLTVILVSYVFIIAAILKIKSAEGRRKAFSTCGSHMMAVTLFYGTLFCMYVRPPTDKTVEESKIIAVFYTFVSPLLNPLIYSLRNKDVKQALKTMLRQKVIRTDLMPPPFNKLQQ, encoded by the coding sequence ATGCCACTCACAAACAGCACTAAAATCACAGAATTCATTTTACTGAGGCTCACAGATCGCCCAGAACTCCAGCCTGTCCTCTTTGTCCTGTTTCTCTTGGTTTACCTTGTCACTGTCTTAGGCAACATGGGCATGATGGCCCTGATCAGACTGGATGCCCGCCTCCACACAcctatgtacttcttcctcagtaaTTTGGCCTTTGTGGATCTGTGTTATACCTCAACAGCCACCCCACAGATGTTGACCAACTTCTTATCAGACAAGAAGACAATTTCCTTCATTGGCTGCTTTATCCAGTGCTACCTTTTCATTGCTCTTCTTCTCACAGAGTTTTACATGTTGGCAGCCATGGCCTATGACCGTTATGTGGCCATATGCAACCCTCTGCGTTACAGTCTGAAAATGTCCAGGCGAGTCTGCATCTGCTTGGCCATGTGTCCTTATATCTATGGCTTCTCAGATGGACTCTTCCAAGCCATCTTGACCTTCAGTATGACCTTCTGTAAATCCAATGTCATCAACCACTTCTACTGTGCTGACCCACCACTCATTAAGCTGTCTTGCTCTGATACTTACATTAAAGAACATGCCATGTTAATATCAGCTGGTTTTAATCTCTCGAGCTCCCTCACAGTCATCCTGGTGTCCTATGTCTTCATTATTGCTGCCATCTTAAAGATCAAATCAGCTGAAGGAAGGCGCAAGGCATTCTCTACCTGTGGTTCCCACATGATGGCTGTCACACTGTTTTATGGAACTCTCTTCTGCATGTATGTAAGACCACCCACTGACAAGACTGTTGAGGAATCCAAAATAATAGCTGTCTTTTATACCTTTGTGAGTCCACTGCTGAATCCATTGATCTATAGTCTGAGGAATAAAGATGTAAAGCAGGCTTTGAAAACAATGCTTAGGCAAAAAGTTATCAGGACAGATTTGATGCCTCCACCTTTCAATAAACTCCAACAATAG
- the LOC127684255 gene encoding olfactory receptor 1030 yields MLAPKKMARGNYSMVTEFILLGLTDRPELQPLLFVLFLVIYLITVGGNLGMMVLIRVDSRLHTPMYYFLASLSCLDLCYSTNVTPKMLVNFLSKKKTISYAACLVQCYFFIAMVITEYYMLAVMAYDRYMAICNPLLYSSKMSKGVCVRLIAGPYIYGFLSGLMETMWTYRLTFCGSNIINHFYCADPPLIRLSCSDTFIKETSMFVVAGFNLSNSLLIILVSYLFILIAILRMRSAEGRRKAFSTCGSHLVAVTVFYGTLFCMYVRPPTDKSVEQSKIIAVFYTFVSPMLNPIIYSLRNKDVKHAFRKLVRRNVLSK; encoded by the coding sequence ATGCTGGCACCTAAGAAAATGGCCAGAGGCAATTACTCCATGGTGACTGAGTTTATTCTCTTGGGATTAACAGATCGTCCAGAGCTGCAGCCTTTGCTTTTCGTGCTCTTCCTGGTGATCTATCTGATCACTGTGGGAGGGAATCTTGGCATGATGGTGTTGATCAGGGTAGATTCACGCCTACATACCCCTATGTACTACTTTCTTGCCAGTTTGTCATGTTTAGATTTGTGCTATTCTACCAATGTGACTCCTAAGATGCTGGTGAACTTtttatcaaagaagaaaaccatttcGTATGCTGCGTGTTTAGTCCAGTGTTATTTTTTCATTGCTATGGTGATTACTGAATATTATATGCTAGCTGTGATGGCCTATGACAGGTACATGGCCATCTGTAACCCTTTGCTTTACAGCAGCAAGATGTCCAAAGGGGTATGTGTGCGTCTGATTGCTGGTCCCTATATCTATGGCTTCCTCAGTGGCCTGATGGAAACCATGTGGACATATCGCTTGACCTTCTGTGGCTCCAATATCATCAACCACTTCTACTGTGCTGACCCTCCGCTCATCAGACTCTCCTGCTCTGACACATTCATTAAGGAAACATCAATGTTTGTGGTAGCAGGATTTAACCTCTCCAATTCTCTGCTCATAATCCTCGTTTCTTACCTATTCATTCTCATCGCCATCTTGAGGATGCGTTCTGCTGAAGGTAGACGCAAAGCCTTTTCCACCTGTGGGTCTCATCTGGTAGCAGTGACTGTGTTTTATGGGACTCTATTCTGCATGTATGTTAGACCTCCCACAGACAAGTCAGTGGAGCAGTCCAAAATAATTGCTGTGTTCTATACTTTTGTAAGTCCCATGTTGAACCCCATCATTTATAGTCTGAGGAATAAGGATGTGAAACATGCTTTTCGGAAACTGGTCCGAAGAAATGTGCTTTCAAAGTAA
- the LOC127684793 gene encoding olfactory receptor 5M11, with protein MPLTNSTKITEFILLGLTDCPELQPLLFVLFLLVYLVTVLGNMGMMALIRLDARLHTPMYFFLSNLAFVDLCYTSTATPQMLTNFLSDKKTISFIGCFIQCYLFIALLLTEFYILAAMAYDRYVAICNPLHYSLKMSRRVCICLVMCPYIYGFSDGLFQAILTFSMTFCKSNVINHFYCADPPLIKLSCSDTYIKEHAMLISASFNLSSSLTVILVSYVFIIAAILKIKSAEGRHKAFSTCGSHMMAVTLFYGTLFCMYVRPPTDKTVEESKIIAVFYTFVSPLLNPLIYSLRNKDVKQALKTVLRLNVIRTVSMPSFSNKIIL; from the coding sequence ATGCCACTCACAAACAGCACTAAAATCACAGAATTCATTTTACTGGGGCTCACAGATTGCCCAGAACTCCAGCCTCTCCTCTTTGTCCTGTTTCTCTTGGTTTACCTTGTCACTGTCTTAGGCAACATGGGCATGATGGCCCTGATCAGACTGGATGCCCGCCTCCACACAcctatgtacttcttcctcagtaaCTTGGCCTTTGTGGATCTGTGTTATACCTCAACAGCCACCCCACAGATGTTGACCAACTTCTTATCAGACAAGAAGACAATTTCCTTCATTGGCTGCTTTATCCAATGCTATCTTTTCATTGCTCTTCTTCTCACAGAGTTTTATATACTGGCAGCCATGGCCTATGACCGTTATGTGGCCATATGCAACCCTCTGCATTACAGTCTGAAAATGTCCAGGCGAGTCTGCATCTGCTTGGTTATGTGTCCTTATATCTATGGCTTCTCAGATGGGCTCTTCCAAGCCATCTTGACCTTCAGCATGACCTTCTGTAAATCCAATGTCATCAACCACTTCTACTGTGCTGACCCACCACTCATTAAGCTGTCTTGCTCTGATACTTACATTAAAGAACATGCCATGTTAATATCAGCGAGCTTTAACCTTTCCAGTTCCCTCACAGTCATCCTGGTGTCCTATGTCTTCATTATTGCTGCCATCTTAAAAATCAAATCAGCTGAAGGAAGGCACAAGGCATTCTCTACCTGTGGTTCCCATATGATGGCTGTCACATTGTTTTATGGGACTCTCTTTTGCATGTATGTAAGACCACCCACTGATAAGACTGTTGAGGAATCCAAAATAATAGCTGTGTTCTATACCTTTGTGAGTCCACTGCTGAATCCATTGATCTATAGTCTGAGGAATAAAGATGTAAAGCAGGCCTTGAAAACAGTACTCAGACTAAATGTCATCAGGACAGTATCGATGccttcattttctaataaaataatacTATAG